In a single window of the Chitinivibrio alkaliphilus ACht1 genome:
- a CDS encoding glycosyltransferase: protein METLRKRTVKVLTLTHVFPRTHEDAVAPFLWNYHEAVAHLGVEYVVLAPHQAGLSPCEKQGTWHVQRFQYAPEKWERLAYTGQMHELVLKNLWNKVLFGAYMATCFFKLCRILRKERFDLVHVHWWIPSGFIMYLASFFHRTPYVITTHGTDVFILKKFPLLTHIARPVFKKAARVQTISTYVQDLTMNMFSLPARKTLRIPMPIREEQFPLSPPRFYGGTKLLCIGRLIKRKGVHVLVESLALLPPEYELTIVGTGPEETSLSEQMKRLKVEHRIRHIRQLSPKDLSTIMGESDIFILPSLTDWKGETEGLGMVLLEAQRMGLALIASNSGGMTDIVIHEETGFLFPEGESNALAQQITRYRCQDTHRAMVEGAQKRYEHFYSRTAIAEQTYAMYQDICSHGE from the coding sequence TTGGAAACGCTACGGAAACGTACGGTGAAAGTCCTTACTCTCACCCACGTGTTTCCGAGAACACATGAAGATGCGGTCGCCCCGTTTCTTTGGAACTACCATGAGGCGGTGGCTCACTTAGGCGTTGAATACGTTGTACTTGCCCCCCATCAAGCAGGGCTTTCACCTTGTGAGAAACAGGGAACATGGCATGTGCAACGCTTTCAGTATGCCCCCGAAAAATGGGAGCGTTTAGCCTATACGGGACAGATGCATGAGCTCGTTTTGAAAAACCTTTGGAACAAGGTACTTTTCGGAGCATATATGGCCACTTGTTTTTTCAAGCTATGTCGTATCCTGCGAAAAGAACGGTTTGACCTTGTACACGTCCACTGGTGGATTCCCTCAGGGTTTATCATGTATTTAGCCTCCTTCTTTCATAGAACCCCCTATGTTATTACAACGCATGGAACCGATGTGTTTATTTTAAAAAAATTCCCCCTTCTTACGCACATTGCCCGCCCCGTCTTTAAGAAGGCGGCACGTGTTCAGACTATCTCTACGTATGTACAAGACCTCACCATGAATATGTTTTCTTTGCCGGCAAGAAAGACCCTGCGAATTCCCATGCCAATCCGTGAAGAGCAGTTTCCTCTCTCACCTCCACGGTTTTATGGGGGCACAAAACTTCTCTGTATCGGGCGGCTCATCAAACGGAAAGGGGTGCACGTCCTTGTAGAAAGTCTCGCCCTGCTTCCCCCTGAATACGAACTTACCATTGTGGGGACCGGTCCTGAAGAAACATCACTCTCTGAGCAAATGAAGCGACTCAAGGTAGAACACCGAATCCGCCATATCCGACAGCTTTCTCCCAAGGATTTAAGCACAATCATGGGAGAATCAGATATTTTCATACTGCCCTCTCTCACCGACTGGAAGGGCGAAACCGAAGGACTCGGTATGGTGCTCTTAGAAGCCCAGCGCATGGGTCTGGCACTTATCGCCTCCAATTCCGGCGGCATGACCGATATCGTCATCCATGAGGAAACGGGGTTTCTTTTTCCAGAAGGAGAGAGCAACGCCTTGGCCCAGCAGATTACTCGATATCGATGCCAAGATACACATCGAGCCATGGTGGAAGGAGCGCAAAAACGCTATGAACACTTCTACTCCCGGACAGCCATTGCCGAACAAACCTACGCCATGTATCAGGATATCTGTTCCCACGGGGAGTAG